A region from the Kribbella shirazensis genome encodes:
- a CDS encoding HNH endonuclease family protein: MTTVAAAATAWVLSAGPAMAYPPTPPSASTAASQLATLTVKSEGSSDGYSRDKFPHWITQSGTCDTRDEVLKRDGSGVTVDSQCEPTAGRWYSVYDATWVNDDSDVDIDHIVPLAEAWRSGASSWTQSRRQQFANDLTISQLIAVTASSNRSKGDKDPAEWKPTNTSVHCIYAREWIWVKYTYKLSLQSAEKTALTQMLGTC, translated from the coding sequence GTGACAACAGTTGCCGCGGCAGCGACCGCGTGGGTGCTGAGCGCCGGACCGGCGATGGCTTACCCGCCGACTCCGCCGTCGGCGAGCACAGCGGCGAGCCAGCTGGCGACCCTGACCGTGAAGTCGGAAGGCTCCAGCGACGGCTACAGCCGGGACAAGTTCCCGCACTGGATCACGCAGTCCGGTACTTGCGACACCCGCGACGAGGTGCTGAAGCGCGACGGCTCCGGCGTCACCGTCGACAGCCAGTGCGAGCCGACTGCGGGCCGCTGGTACAGCGTGTACGACGCGACGTGGGTGAACGACGACTCGGACGTCGACATCGACCACATCGTGCCGCTGGCCGAGGCGTGGCGGTCGGGTGCGAGCTCGTGGACGCAGTCGCGCCGGCAGCAGTTCGCGAACGACCTGACGATCTCTCAGCTGATCGCGGTGACCGCGTCCAGCAACCGCTCGAAGGGCGACAAGGACCCGGCGGAGTGGAAGCCGACGAACACGTCGGTGCACTGCATCTACGCGCGCGAGTGGATCTGGGTGAAGTACACCTACAAGCTGTCGCTGCAGTCGGCAGAGAAGACCGCCCTGACGCAGATGCTCGGTACCTGCTAG